A region of Lemur catta isolate mLemCat1 chromosome 22, mLemCat1.pri, whole genome shotgun sequence DNA encodes the following proteins:
- the RAB11FIP1 gene encoding rab11 family-interacting protein 1 isoform X3: protein MSLTASAGRGPGAVWSPTHVQVTVLQARGLRAKGPGGTSDAYAVIQVGKEKYATSVSERSLGAPVWREEATFELPPLLASGPVPAGAATLQLTVLHRALLGLDKFLGRAEVDLRELHRDQGRKRKQWYTLRSKPGKKDKERGEIEVEIQFMRNNMTASMFDLSMKDKSRNPFGKLKDKIKGRNKDSVSDTASAIVPATTPSVDSDDESPSKDKKKKSKIKTLFSKSNLQKTPLSQSMSVLPTSNADKVLLRPGDFQSRWGDDDDEDESSSASDVTSHRRTASTDLKQLNQISFTLPKKEGLSFLGGLRSKNDTLSRSNVCINGNHIYLEQPEARSETKDGSPSSSPSPQGFRKKHLFSSTENLAVRSWKEPGEGGEMPPDRRLSEDALKSMSLPAYRPVSTNIKENTALANSEAAKETKESKKPENKKSSLLSLVTGKKDVAKGSDGESPPGGLGKGKAGSLSEVSEDRGSRSEKDTAAVVSGRGNSLNPFEDVQITEPEAEPESKSEPKPPVPAARAPQTRAVKPRLHPVKPMNTTATKIANSSLGTATIISENMINEVMMKKCSPSDPAFAYMQLTRDELIQLILQQKETIGKKELQVRELEDYIDNLLVRVMEETPNILRVPAQVGKKAGKM from the exons ATGTCCCTAACGGCCTCGGCCGGCCGGGGCCCGGGGGCCGTGTGGTCCCCAACCCACGTGCAGGTGACGGTGCTGCAGGCGCGGGGCCTGCGGGCCAAGGGCCCCGGGGGCACGAGCGACGCGTACGCGGTGATCCAGGTGGGCAAGGAGAAGTACGCCACCTCCGTGTCGGAGCGCAGCCTGGGCGCGCCGGTGTGGCGGGAGGAGGCCACCTTCGAGCTGCCGCCGCTGCTGGCCTCCGGGCCCGTGCCGGCCGGCGCCGCCACCCTGCAGCTCACCGTGCTGCACCGCGCGCTGCTCGGCCTCGACAAGTTCCTGGGCCGCGCCGAGGTGGACCTGCGGGAGCTGCACCGCGACCAGGGCCGCAAGAGGAAGCA GTGGTACACCCTGAGGTCCAAGCCGGGGAAGAAGGACAAAGAGCGGGGAGAGATTGAGGTCGAAATCCAGTTCATGAGAAACAACATGACCGCTAGCATGTTCGACCTCTCCATGAAGGACAAGTCTCGGAATCCGTTCGGGAAACTGAAGGACAAAATCAAGGGGCGGAACAAGGACAGTGTGTCAGATACCGCGTCAGCCATCGTGCCCGCCACGACACCCTCTGTCGACAGCGATGACGAGTCTCCATCCAAGGACAAGAAGAAGAAGTCAAAGATCAAGACCTTGTTTTCCAAGTCTAACTTGCAGAAAACGCCGCTCTCCCAGTCCATGTCCGTCCTGCCGACTTCAAATGCAGACAAAGTGCTGCTGCGTCCCGGGGACTTCCAGTCCCGGTGGGGTGATGACGACGATGAGGATGAGTCCTCCTCCGCCTCGGACG TCACGTCTCACAGGAGAACAGCAAGCACGGATCTTAAGCAGCTCAACCAGATCAGCTTCACCCTCCCCAAGAAGGAAGGACTCTCCTTTCTTGGCGGCCTTCGGTCTAAGAATGACACGCTTTCCCGCTCTAACGTGTGTATCAACGGCAACCACATTTACCTGGAGCAGCCGGAAGCCAGGAGCGAGACCAAGGACGGCAGCCCGTCTTCCTCCCCGTCCCCGCAGGGCTTCAGGAAGAAGCATTTGTTCTCATCCACGGAAAACCTGGCTGTTCGGTCTTGGAAGgagcctggggaaggaggggagatgCCCCCCGACAGGCGACTCTCCGAGGACGCTCTGAAGTCCATGTCTCTGCCAGCCTACCGGCCGGTCAGCACAAACATCAAGGAAAACACAGCTCTGGCGAACTCTGAGGCTGCAAAAGAAACCAAAGAGAGCAAGAAGCCGGAGAACAAGAAGTCCTCTTTGCTTTCCCTGGTGACGGGGAAGAAGGATGTGGCCAAGGGCAGCGACGGCGAAAGCCCCCCTGGCggcctggggaaggggaaggcaggcTCGCTCTCGGAGGTCAGCGAGGACCGTGGGAGCAGATCTGAGAAGGACACTGCAGCCGTTGTCTCTGGACGGGGTAACTCCCTGAACCCCTTTGAAGATGTGCAGATCACAGAGCCAGAAGCTGAGCCAGAGTCCAAGTCTGAACCGAAACCACCTGTCCCCGCTGCAAGGGCTCCGCAGACTAGAGCGGTCAAACCCCG ACTTCATCCTGTGAAGCCCATGAACACAACAGCCACCAAGATTGCTAACTCCAGCTTGGGAACTGCCACCATCATCAGTGAGAACATGATCAACGAAGTCATGATGAAG AAGTGCAGCCCCTCGGACCCTGCCTTCGCCTACATGCAGCTGACCCGCGACGAGCTGATCCAGCTGATCCTGCAGCAGAAGGAGACCATAGGCAAGAAGGAGCTGCAGGTGCGCGAGCTGGAGGACTACATCGACAACCTGCTGGTCAGGGTCATGGAGGAGACCCCCAACATCCTCCGTGTTCCCGCCCAGGTCGGCAAAAAGGCCGGGAAGATGTAA
- the RAB11FIP1 gene encoding rab11 family-interacting protein 1 isoform X1, with amino-acid sequence MSLTASAGRGPGAVWSPTHVQVTVLQARGLRAKGPGGTSDAYAVIQVGKEKYATSVSERSLGAPVWREEATFELPPLLASGPVPAGAATLQLTVLHRALLGLDKFLGRAEVDLRELHRDQGRKRKQWYTLRSKPGKKDKERGEIEVEIQFMRNNMTASMFDLSMKDKSRNPFGKLKDKIKGRNKDSVSDTASAIVPATTPSVDSDDESPSKDKKKKSKIKTLFSKSNLQKTPLSQSMSVLPTSNADKVLLRPGDFQSRWGDDDDEDESSSASDVTSHRRTASTDLKQLNQISFTLPKKEGLSFLGGLRSKNDTLSRSNVCINGNHIYLEQPEARSETKDGSPSSSPSPQGFRKKHLFSSTENLAVRSWKEPGEGGEMPPDRRLSEDALKSMSLPAYRPVSTNIKENTALANSEAAKETKESKKPENKKSSLLSLVTGKKDVAKGSDGESPPGGLGKGKAGSLSEVSEDRGSRSEKDTAAVVSGRGNSLNPFEDVQITEPEAEPESKSEPKPPVPAARAPQTRAVKPRLDVSPEPQPTARPPPHPPSPPPFPAFPSGSGRAPAPSESGRGSEGQSSESPSVASSFSSPTAAPLATSTPIEGWPPADGDQARSGEPSLLLEAESQKENLTPAPDTISSAPGPLLEQPPIPACEGPGRPGERDTGDSGSDGSEEPLPEQPKMGRQGLLRSPPTKRDYIPPSEGAQEGASALSLGGGRVAGPAGKPPLGGSTGPESQSGLSGENEAGAGGMTASVTAAAPPLRMGELGPSLDYGVQKSAEMGVNGSEGRKKTKKRVSFSEQLLDEEEVARSPGRVEEDNSRPQELTPAGTAAGTASGREPTGHSRTEDAGREPAAAHRPAPAPTWGCPLRPSREEHFSQGRASEASSAKDTLLSRVEGDDALLAQRQSKASDHEGLLSDPLGDLQSASDVRSPIMADLNLTLPSIPEVASDDERIDQVEDDRKTAKVATPDEGASSLSTSVGPDGLAPAESLNDFTSKAPKASVTAPSGQTSALGIQKPHLGESSSLEKQLLGAGCGEEENPKGNGSLSQPPGTSLHSPLPSPSLSETFLATHSVPSSPHSDTQHTSTAESQKKATAEGSAGKGEHFGKRKPLLQAWVSPSETHPVSAQPGAGPGSAKHRLHPVKPMNTTATKIANSSLGTATIISENMINEVMMKKCSPSDPAFAYMQLTRDELIQLILQQKETIGKKELQVRELEDYIDNLLVRVMEETPNILRVPAQVGKKAGKM; translated from the exons ATGTCCCTAACGGCCTCGGCCGGCCGGGGCCCGGGGGCCGTGTGGTCCCCAACCCACGTGCAGGTGACGGTGCTGCAGGCGCGGGGCCTGCGGGCCAAGGGCCCCGGGGGCACGAGCGACGCGTACGCGGTGATCCAGGTGGGCAAGGAGAAGTACGCCACCTCCGTGTCGGAGCGCAGCCTGGGCGCGCCGGTGTGGCGGGAGGAGGCCACCTTCGAGCTGCCGCCGCTGCTGGCCTCCGGGCCCGTGCCGGCCGGCGCCGCCACCCTGCAGCTCACCGTGCTGCACCGCGCGCTGCTCGGCCTCGACAAGTTCCTGGGCCGCGCCGAGGTGGACCTGCGGGAGCTGCACCGCGACCAGGGCCGCAAGAGGAAGCA GTGGTACACCCTGAGGTCCAAGCCGGGGAAGAAGGACAAAGAGCGGGGAGAGATTGAGGTCGAAATCCAGTTCATGAGAAACAACATGACCGCTAGCATGTTCGACCTCTCCATGAAGGACAAGTCTCGGAATCCGTTCGGGAAACTGAAGGACAAAATCAAGGGGCGGAACAAGGACAGTGTGTCAGATACCGCGTCAGCCATCGTGCCCGCCACGACACCCTCTGTCGACAGCGATGACGAGTCTCCATCCAAGGACAAGAAGAAGAAGTCAAAGATCAAGACCTTGTTTTCCAAGTCTAACTTGCAGAAAACGCCGCTCTCCCAGTCCATGTCCGTCCTGCCGACTTCAAATGCAGACAAAGTGCTGCTGCGTCCCGGGGACTTCCAGTCCCGGTGGGGTGATGACGACGATGAGGATGAGTCCTCCTCCGCCTCGGACG TCACGTCTCACAGGAGAACAGCAAGCACGGATCTTAAGCAGCTCAACCAGATCAGCTTCACCCTCCCCAAGAAGGAAGGACTCTCCTTTCTTGGCGGCCTTCGGTCTAAGAATGACACGCTTTCCCGCTCTAACGTGTGTATCAACGGCAACCACATTTACCTGGAGCAGCCGGAAGCCAGGAGCGAGACCAAGGACGGCAGCCCGTCTTCCTCCCCGTCCCCGCAGGGCTTCAGGAAGAAGCATTTGTTCTCATCCACGGAAAACCTGGCTGTTCGGTCTTGGAAGgagcctggggaaggaggggagatgCCCCCCGACAGGCGACTCTCCGAGGACGCTCTGAAGTCCATGTCTCTGCCAGCCTACCGGCCGGTCAGCACAAACATCAAGGAAAACACAGCTCTGGCGAACTCTGAGGCTGCAAAAGAAACCAAAGAGAGCAAGAAGCCGGAGAACAAGAAGTCCTCTTTGCTTTCCCTGGTGACGGGGAAGAAGGATGTGGCCAAGGGCAGCGACGGCGAAAGCCCCCCTGGCggcctggggaaggggaaggcaggcTCGCTCTCGGAGGTCAGCGAGGACCGTGGGAGCAGATCTGAGAAGGACACTGCAGCCGTTGTCTCTGGACGGGGTAACTCCCTGAACCCCTTTGAAGATGTGCAGATCACAGAGCCAGAAGCTGAGCCAGAGTCCAAGTCTGAACCGAAACCACCTGTCCCCGCTGCAAGGGCTCCGCAGACTAGAGCGGTCAAACCCCG ACTGGACGTGTCTCCAGagccccagcccacagccaggccccctcctcaccctccctctcctcctccttttcctgctTTCCCCTCCGGTTCTGGCCGGGCACCTGCCCCCTCTGAATCAGGGCGTGGTTCAGAGGGACAGTCCTCTGAGAGTCCTTCTGTCGCCTCCTCTTTCTCATCTCCCACAGCAGCTCCCCTTGCCACGTCCACTCCGATCGAGGGCTGGCCTCCCGCAGACGGGGACCAGGCCAGGTCTGGAGAACCGTCCCTGCTCCTTGAAGCAGAGTCGCAAAAGGAGAATTTGACACCAGCTCCAGATACCATTTCTTCTGCCCCGGGACCACTTTTGGAACAGCCGCCCATTCCAGCGTGCGAAGGGCCAGGGAGGCCTGGAGAGAGGGACACGGGGGACAGCGGCAGTGACGGATCCGAGGAGCCTCTTCCAGAGCAGCCTAAAATGGGGCGACAAGGACTTCTGAGGTCCCCCCCTACAAAACGAGACTACATCCCACCCTCTGAAGGGGCCCAGGAAGGAGCGTCTGCCCTTTCACTGGGCGGGGGCAGAGTCGCAGGCCCAGCCGGGAAGCCTCCCCTGGGGGGCAGCACAGGCCCCGAGAGTCAGTCTGGGCTTTCGGGGGAGAACGAAGCCGGGGCCGGTGGGATGACCGCTTCAGTTACTGCAGCCGCGCCCCCTCTTCGCATGGGAGAGTTGGGCCCCTCGCTTGACTACGGGGTGCAGAAGTCTGCAGAGATGGGTGTAAACGGCAGCGAGGGCCGAAAGAAAACCAAGAAGCGCGTGTCGTTTTCCGAGCAGCTCCTGGATGAAGAGGAGGTGGCGAGGTCCCCAGGGCGGGTAGAGGAGGACAACAGTCGTCCCCAGGAGCTGACTCCTGCAGGGACTGCCGCTGGAACCGCATCTGGCAGAGAGCCCACTGGCCATTCCCGCACAGAAGATGCCGGGAGGGAACCTGCCGCTGCACACAGGCCCGCGCCAGCCCCCACGTGGGGTTGTCCCCTCCGCCCCTCCCGCGAGGAGCACTTCTCCCAAGGCCGCGCGAGTGAAGCAAGCTCAGCGAAAGACACCCTGCTCTCTAGGGTGGAGGGAGACGATGCCCTCCTGGCTCAGCGTCAGAGCAAAGCCAGTGACCATGAAGGGCTACTGTCTGACCCCCTGGGTGACCTCCAGTCAGCCTCAGATGTTCGATCTCCCATCATGGCTGATCTGAACTTGACCCTTCCTTCCATTCCTGAAGTTGCGTCGGATGATGAAAGAATCGATCAGGTAGAAGATGACAGAAAGACAGCAAAGGTGGCAACTCCAGATGAAGGAGCTTCGTCCTTGAGCACAAGTGTCGGGCCAGATGGCTTGGCACCTGCAGAGAGCCTGAATGACTTCACGTCAAAAGCACCCAAAGCATCCGTGACAGCTCCTTCAGGACAGACCTCGGCTTTAGGAATTCAAAAGCCACACCTTGGCGAGAGCTCAAGTTTGGAGAAACAGCTGCTCGGCGCTGGCTGTGGCGAGGAAGAAAACCCGAAGGGAAATGGGAGTCTTAGTCAGCCTCCTGGCACGTCCCTgcactctcctctccccagcccctccctttcTGAGACCTTTCTTGCCACACACTCTGTCCCCAGCTCTCCACATTCTGACACTCAGCACACCAGTACAGCAGAATCTCAAAAAAAAGCAACAGCAGAGGGCTCGGCTGGGAAAGGTGAACATTTTGGCAAGAGGAAGCCACTGCTTCAGGCCTGGGTCTCACCCTCAGAGACACATCCAGTCTCAGCCCAGCCAGGCGCTGGCCCCGGGTCAGCCAAGCACAG ACTTCATCCTGTGAAGCCCATGAACACAACAGCCACCAAGATTGCTAACTCCAGCTTGGGAACTGCCACCATCATCAGTGAGAACATGATCAACGAAGTCATGATGAAG AAGTGCAGCCCCTCGGACCCTGCCTTCGCCTACATGCAGCTGACCCGCGACGAGCTGATCCAGCTGATCCTGCAGCAGAAGGAGACCATAGGCAAGAAGGAGCTGCAGGTGCGCGAGCTGGAGGACTACATCGACAACCTGCTGGTCAGGGTCATGGAGGAGACCCCCAACATCCTCCGTGTTCCCGCCCAGGTCGGCAAAAAGGCCGGGAAGATGTAA
- the RAB11FIP1 gene encoding rab11 family-interacting protein 1 isoform X2 — translation MRNNMTASMFDLSMKDKSRNPFGKLKDKIKGRNKDSVSDTASAIVPATTPSVDSDDESPSKDKKKKSKIKTLFSKSNLQKTPLSQSMSVLPTSNADKVLLRPGDFQSRWGDDDDEDESSSASDVTSHRRTASTDLKQLNQISFTLPKKEGLSFLGGLRSKNDTLSRSNVCINGNHIYLEQPEARSETKDGSPSSSPSPQGFRKKHLFSSTENLAVRSWKEPGEGGEMPPDRRLSEDALKSMSLPAYRPVSTNIKENTALANSEAAKETKESKKPENKKSSLLSLVTGKKDVAKGSDGESPPGGLGKGKAGSLSEVSEDRGSRSEKDTAAVVSGRGNSLNPFEDVQITEPEAEPESKSEPKPPVPAARAPQTRAVKPRLDVSPEPQPTARPPPHPPSPPPFPAFPSGSGRAPAPSESGRGSEGQSSESPSVASSFSSPTAAPLATSTPIEGWPPADGDQARSGEPSLLLEAESQKENLTPAPDTISSAPGPLLEQPPIPACEGPGRPGERDTGDSGSDGSEEPLPEQPKMGRQGLLRSPPTKRDYIPPSEGAQEGASALSLGGGRVAGPAGKPPLGGSTGPESQSGLSGENEAGAGGMTASVTAAAPPLRMGELGPSLDYGVQKSAEMGVNGSEGRKKTKKRVSFSEQLLDEEEVARSPGRVEEDNSRPQELTPAGTAAGTASGREPTGHSRTEDAGREPAAAHRPAPAPTWGCPLRPSREEHFSQGRASEASSAKDTLLSRVEGDDALLAQRQSKASDHEGLLSDPLGDLQSASDVRSPIMADLNLTLPSIPEVASDDERIDQVEDDRKTAKVATPDEGASSLSTSVGPDGLAPAESLNDFTSKAPKASVTAPSGQTSALGIQKPHLGESSSLEKQLLGAGCGEEENPKGNGSLSQPPGTSLHSPLPSPSLSETFLATHSVPSSPHSDTQHTSTAESQKKATAEGSAGKGEHFGKRKPLLQAWVSPSETHPVSAQPGAGPGSAKHRLHPVKPMNTTATKIANSSLGTATIISENMINEVMMKKCSPSDPAFAYMQLTRDELIQLILQQKETIGKKELQVRELEDYIDNLLVRVMEETPNILRVPAQVGKKAGKM, via the exons ATGAGAAACAACATGACCGCTAGCATGTTCGACCTCTCCATGAAGGACAAGTCTCGGAATCCGTTCGGGAAACTGAAGGACAAAATCAAGGGGCGGAACAAGGACAGTGTGTCAGATACCGCGTCAGCCATCGTGCCCGCCACGACACCCTCTGTCGACAGCGATGACGAGTCTCCATCCAAGGACAAGAAGAAGAAGTCAAAGATCAAGACCTTGTTTTCCAAGTCTAACTTGCAGAAAACGCCGCTCTCCCAGTCCATGTCCGTCCTGCCGACTTCAAATGCAGACAAAGTGCTGCTGCGTCCCGGGGACTTCCAGTCCCGGTGGGGTGATGACGACGATGAGGATGAGTCCTCCTCCGCCTCGGACG TCACGTCTCACAGGAGAACAGCAAGCACGGATCTTAAGCAGCTCAACCAGATCAGCTTCACCCTCCCCAAGAAGGAAGGACTCTCCTTTCTTGGCGGCCTTCGGTCTAAGAATGACACGCTTTCCCGCTCTAACGTGTGTATCAACGGCAACCACATTTACCTGGAGCAGCCGGAAGCCAGGAGCGAGACCAAGGACGGCAGCCCGTCTTCCTCCCCGTCCCCGCAGGGCTTCAGGAAGAAGCATTTGTTCTCATCCACGGAAAACCTGGCTGTTCGGTCTTGGAAGgagcctggggaaggaggggagatgCCCCCCGACAGGCGACTCTCCGAGGACGCTCTGAAGTCCATGTCTCTGCCAGCCTACCGGCCGGTCAGCACAAACATCAAGGAAAACACAGCTCTGGCGAACTCTGAGGCTGCAAAAGAAACCAAAGAGAGCAAGAAGCCGGAGAACAAGAAGTCCTCTTTGCTTTCCCTGGTGACGGGGAAGAAGGATGTGGCCAAGGGCAGCGACGGCGAAAGCCCCCCTGGCggcctggggaaggggaaggcaggcTCGCTCTCGGAGGTCAGCGAGGACCGTGGGAGCAGATCTGAGAAGGACACTGCAGCCGTTGTCTCTGGACGGGGTAACTCCCTGAACCCCTTTGAAGATGTGCAGATCACAGAGCCAGAAGCTGAGCCAGAGTCCAAGTCTGAACCGAAACCACCTGTCCCCGCTGCAAGGGCTCCGCAGACTAGAGCGGTCAAACCCCG ACTGGACGTGTCTCCAGagccccagcccacagccaggccccctcctcaccctccctctcctcctccttttcctgctTTCCCCTCCGGTTCTGGCCGGGCACCTGCCCCCTCTGAATCAGGGCGTGGTTCAGAGGGACAGTCCTCTGAGAGTCCTTCTGTCGCCTCCTCTTTCTCATCTCCCACAGCAGCTCCCCTTGCCACGTCCACTCCGATCGAGGGCTGGCCTCCCGCAGACGGGGACCAGGCCAGGTCTGGAGAACCGTCCCTGCTCCTTGAAGCAGAGTCGCAAAAGGAGAATTTGACACCAGCTCCAGATACCATTTCTTCTGCCCCGGGACCACTTTTGGAACAGCCGCCCATTCCAGCGTGCGAAGGGCCAGGGAGGCCTGGAGAGAGGGACACGGGGGACAGCGGCAGTGACGGATCCGAGGAGCCTCTTCCAGAGCAGCCTAAAATGGGGCGACAAGGACTTCTGAGGTCCCCCCCTACAAAACGAGACTACATCCCACCCTCTGAAGGGGCCCAGGAAGGAGCGTCTGCCCTTTCACTGGGCGGGGGCAGAGTCGCAGGCCCAGCCGGGAAGCCTCCCCTGGGGGGCAGCACAGGCCCCGAGAGTCAGTCTGGGCTTTCGGGGGAGAACGAAGCCGGGGCCGGTGGGATGACCGCTTCAGTTACTGCAGCCGCGCCCCCTCTTCGCATGGGAGAGTTGGGCCCCTCGCTTGACTACGGGGTGCAGAAGTCTGCAGAGATGGGTGTAAACGGCAGCGAGGGCCGAAAGAAAACCAAGAAGCGCGTGTCGTTTTCCGAGCAGCTCCTGGATGAAGAGGAGGTGGCGAGGTCCCCAGGGCGGGTAGAGGAGGACAACAGTCGTCCCCAGGAGCTGACTCCTGCAGGGACTGCCGCTGGAACCGCATCTGGCAGAGAGCCCACTGGCCATTCCCGCACAGAAGATGCCGGGAGGGAACCTGCCGCTGCACACAGGCCCGCGCCAGCCCCCACGTGGGGTTGTCCCCTCCGCCCCTCCCGCGAGGAGCACTTCTCCCAAGGCCGCGCGAGTGAAGCAAGCTCAGCGAAAGACACCCTGCTCTCTAGGGTGGAGGGAGACGATGCCCTCCTGGCTCAGCGTCAGAGCAAAGCCAGTGACCATGAAGGGCTACTGTCTGACCCCCTGGGTGACCTCCAGTCAGCCTCAGATGTTCGATCTCCCATCATGGCTGATCTGAACTTGACCCTTCCTTCCATTCCTGAAGTTGCGTCGGATGATGAAAGAATCGATCAGGTAGAAGATGACAGAAAGACAGCAAAGGTGGCAACTCCAGATGAAGGAGCTTCGTCCTTGAGCACAAGTGTCGGGCCAGATGGCTTGGCACCTGCAGAGAGCCTGAATGACTTCACGTCAAAAGCACCCAAAGCATCCGTGACAGCTCCTTCAGGACAGACCTCGGCTTTAGGAATTCAAAAGCCACACCTTGGCGAGAGCTCAAGTTTGGAGAAACAGCTGCTCGGCGCTGGCTGTGGCGAGGAAGAAAACCCGAAGGGAAATGGGAGTCTTAGTCAGCCTCCTGGCACGTCCCTgcactctcctctccccagcccctccctttcTGAGACCTTTCTTGCCACACACTCTGTCCCCAGCTCTCCACATTCTGACACTCAGCACACCAGTACAGCAGAATCTCAAAAAAAAGCAACAGCAGAGGGCTCGGCTGGGAAAGGTGAACATTTTGGCAAGAGGAAGCCACTGCTTCAGGCCTGGGTCTCACCCTCAGAGACACATCCAGTCTCAGCCCAGCCAGGCGCTGGCCCCGGGTCAGCCAAGCACAG ACTTCATCCTGTGAAGCCCATGAACACAACAGCCACCAAGATTGCTAACTCCAGCTTGGGAACTGCCACCATCATCAGTGAGAACATGATCAACGAAGTCATGATGAAG AAGTGCAGCCCCTCGGACCCTGCCTTCGCCTACATGCAGCTGACCCGCGACGAGCTGATCCAGCTGATCCTGCAGCAGAAGGAGACCATAGGCAAGAAGGAGCTGCAGGTGCGCGAGCTGGAGGACTACATCGACAACCTGCTGGTCAGGGTCATGGAGGAGACCCCCAACATCCTCCGTGTTCCCGCCCAGGTCGGCAAAAAGGCCGGGAAGATGTAA